The Diachasmimorpha longicaudata isolate KC_UGA_2023 unplaced genomic scaffold, iyDiaLong2 ctg00000374.1, whole genome shotgun sequence genomic sequence gattgcaggtataaattgtagaaaaatcttttgtggattattttcatccgcttttaaaataaataatctacgtagatcatttgaatccgaaatttaatacgacataccatattaagtcttaataaactctctcttacaatctaataatattagcagtcagtcttcagaattcgaagattgtattaacaaaatatccaacaaaataacgcaccaatgttattttttaaattagtagtttagaattgataaattatcgtgcttcaattcaagcatgaaaacagtcattataatagcaatattatggataatttattccgctatggatgataagaattaattcttatatccatagacaattgctgatacgaattatcctgataagaattattttttcatctcggaaagacgtcctttttttacaataatgtcttctccatctgcaactccggaacacagaatgatatttagttgcattgattgtgtgctagttctatataatattgcttattatattcactctttcaaacaaacttagaaatataaaaaagtcttggataggattacatataactaattaatttcaacccttaaatttgaaatctttggggaatatggacgcagtccgattgtgaaacttcaaccttataaatattatttgacttgaatcaccaaatactgaaaacagctctcaatggctgaaattactttcattagaatttttcttaaaaattaaaaatccacttattatttttccctttaaacttttggacataatatttaatccctgaaccaacaacggatatttattcccgtgatctaacttatgaggaaatgacatagaaaatactttattatgctaagatacatcacattttccaattgttatttccatcttctggatttccgacctcgccaggagaaatataataaatataattaatacttcaatgacagccgaatactaaacaatattcatatattaatatatattctgcccaatgaaacgcctcgcgataaaaatatattgataatataaacttttcctattaatcgtaccttttatcaagaatatcacaactaatacaattacgaaaatgaactaatggagtcatattaacacagtgattttacaattccatttatcccggaaaaatgaagtattatcgattggtatcaaaggaacaaactgaattattctcgttatgatgacttgacccgcgttgtcgttccttacgcccaccctctcgatcgccagaacgtgacaaccaagtacttacttctgacattatcttcttctcatcagtgctggatcctattacctcaattatcacatcaatcagtactttgcatactgtagtgttataaaaatttttctttttctttccgccagcttcctttccgtaaccagaatagtgcagtgacactgtcttcctcagaaccgcagataggatagtggaaacacatattttcatctcttttttattgcttatcaaaactctcatgaataatcgctaaaaataaaagaagggaaatttttttgaatttatgaacatgagaagacatctttgggctcatcgccagcgggttggttctataaccaaagcgttccagtgacgtagacttgagtcccggtgatgaaagattttttcatcaccagaaaacgaacccagtgcatgtgtcaccgcccaatttattgattttacataaaaaagaagaaaaacgatcaatttcagatatattaccagtgtttctacgagatttgggtccgttgtcaatatcgcttcgtattcctggaacttatcatccatttcaaatagtagtggcgtagacatctgcttctgtatttcaagcaagctaggaccagaagctggggctagattagtgccaatgattgtggtcttgagctcattcatagactgctttaaatcgtaagccatcctgcgtcttaaattttcgagcttttcatctaattgctgatcaaagtaatctcgaagggagttcaggattcgacgttcattatcagcataatgactagatgacaactggttttgtggtcccagcatttttggcatcttagcagggggtaccatcattgatcgtgaagtttttggagttcctgggctcacaatcgaattcaatccgtcttcagcgcgtgtagtagacgatgcacgcctttttcggttaccttatgaaattaaaggaggaccaaacgatataaattgatgggtagcagcatcagatgaaaaaaaaactacccaagcccccaccaaaaatatataatataatctaattctatataagttccgaattttgtaaagaatgttcaaaatataaattggaccattttcaaatatttataaatataaattttttcatgcgggaggaacttggccgatgattggtcatggaatatccgagccgattttacctgaagcgttat encodes the following:
- the LOC135172503 gene encoding uncharacterized protein LOC135172503 encodes the protein MSSKSRSVPTGACLSFKQRSRKNITLLKDVETDESESNDSSDGILQSPTKSMDSARNTRKELHLTPPSPLVHNASGNRKRRASSTTRAEDGLNSIVSPGTPKTSRSMMVPPAKMPKMLGPQNQLSSSHYADNERRILNSLRDYFDQQLDEKLENLRRRMAYDLKQSMNELKTTIIGTNLAPASGPSLLEIQKQMSTPLLFEMDDKFQEYEAILTTDPNLVETLRLFMRVLISNKKEMKICVSTILSAVLRKTVSLHYSGYGKEAGGKKKKNFYNTTVCKVLIDVIIEVIGSSTDEKKIMSEVSTWLSRSGDREGGRKERQRGSSHHNENNSVCSFDTNR